In Megalopta genalis isolate 19385.01 chromosome 7, iyMegGena1_principal, whole genome shotgun sequence, a single window of DNA contains:
- the LOC143259827 gene encoding lipase member H-A-like — protein sequence MMDHSVPSQKYLGLAQPTMLPQILLNDGMSLLWLDNYKIVINSLFPRNDTYKEVNVATAAQLVQYLNLQENTLIHIHGYLQSTDIPQVVALINGYKAGSNYNVIGVDYRYITHVDYLLAVLLVDGVATVVVRSINDMVAAGMDRTKLIVSGFSLGAQVSAFIGRKLPFVLPKIIGAEPAGPLFNITSPSLTASDAACVICIHTDMGFYGTTQPCNHIDFYPNGGKEQQPGCSLITFGALLNVCSHARVQKYMAEAARYPNAFMGIKCNSWDDFKAGNCNQTDKIPMGLFTPCSARGNYYLTTNSASPYGRGLAGTVYKS from the exons ACTTCTTAATGATGGCATGAGTTTATTATGGTTggacaattataaaattgtaataaactCTCTTTTCCCCAGAAATGACACTTATAAAGAAGTGAATGTTGCAACAGCGGCACAACTTGTGCAATACTTGAATTTGCAAGAGAACACATTGATACATATTCATGGTTACTTACAATCTACAGATATACCCCAAGTTGTGGCACTTATAAATG GTTACAAAGCTGGTTCTAATTACAATGTCATAGGTGTAGATTACAGGTATATCACACATGTAGATTATTTATTGGCAGTTCTTCTTGTCGATGGTGTGGCTACAGTTGTTGTTCGAAGTATAAACGATATGGTCGCTGCTGGAATGGATCGAACTAAACTAATAGTCTCAGGATTTTCTTTGGGTGCTCAAGTCTCCGCTTTCATTGGACGCAAATTACCCTTCGTCCTACCAAAGATAAtag GTGCGGAGCCAGCCGGACCGTTGTTTAATATTACCTCCCCCTCGCTAACTGCTTCTGATGCGGCTTGTGTAATATGTATTCACACCGATATGGGCTTCTATGGAACAACTCAACCCTGCAACCACATAGACTTCTATCCAAACGGTGGCAAAGAACAACAACCTGGTTGTTCATTAATTACGTTTGGAG CTCTACTAAACGTATGCAGCCATGCCAGGGTCCAAAAGTATATGGCAGAAGCTGCTAGGTACCCGAACGCTTTCATGGGTATAAAGTGCAATAGTTGGGACGACTTTAAGGCTGGCAATTGCAATCAGACTGATAAAATACCTATGGGTCTCTTTACACCATGTTCTGC ACGGGGTAATTACTACCTCACCACAAATAGTGCATCTCCGTATGGGAGGGGTTTAGCTGGAACAGTCTACAAAAGCTGA
- the LOC117225241 gene encoding lipase member H, whose translation MTNYRFPVIFAVCCCFFTTTVLSSDLGTIELRLYFRNGTHKQVNASKAGELVRSLNLQAKTLIHCHGFRQSTDSDDVVSLMKGYLAGSNYNVIAVDYRHVSYKDYLSAVILANDVATVIVQSINDMVAAGMNQTKLVASGFSLGAQICGVIGRKLPFELPEIIAGDPAGPLFYFFDKSISASDATCVKCIHTDMRFYGTGDACDYIDFYPNGGSREQPGCLLFSLQDLTNSCSHSRAEKYMIEAARHPNAFPSVKCDSWDDFKNGKCNRNITIPMGESARCSVTGKFYLQTNSASPFAKGSAGTFYH comes from the exons ATGACAAACTATCGATTTCCTGTTATTTTTGCAGTTTGTTGCTGCTTTTTTACCA CAACAGTTTTGTCATCAGACCTTGGCACAATAGAGTTGCGCCTCTATTTCCG AAATGGCACTCATAAACAAGTGAATGCTTCGAAAGCGGGAGAACTTGTGCGGTCCTTGAACTTACAAGCAAAGACATTGATACACTGTCATGGTTTTAGGCAATCGACGGATTCAGACGATGTTGTTAGCCTAATGAAAG GTTATTTAGCTGGTTCTAATTATAACGTAATCGCAGTAGATTATAGGCATGTGTCATATAAGGATTACCTGTCGGCAGTTATCCTTGCCAATGACGTGGCTACAGTTATTGTTCAAAGTATAAACGATATGGTCGCGGCAGGAATGAATCAAACAAAACTAGTAGCCTCTGGATTTTCTTTGGGTGCTCAAATCTGCGGCGTCATTGGACGAAAATTACCCTTCGAGCTACCAGAGATAATAG CTGGGGATCCTGCCGGACCTTTGTTTTATTTCTTCGACAAATCGATATCTGCTTCGGACGCGACTTGTGTCAAATGTATCCACACTGACATGCGCTTTTATGGAACTGGGGATGCCTGTGACTACATAGATTTCTATCCAAACGGTGGTTCCAGAGAACAACCTGGCTGTTTATTGTTCTCACTTCAAG ACCTTACGAACTCGTGCAGCCATAGCAGAGCTGAAAAGTATATGATAGAAGCTGCGAGGCATCCGAACGCGTTCCCCAGTGTAAAATGTGACAGTTGGGATGACTTTAAGAATGGAAAATGCAATCGGAATATTACAATACCTATGGGAGAATCTGCGCGATGCTCAGT GACGGGTAAATTCTACCTCCAGACAAATAGTGCATCTCCGTTTGCGAAGGGATCAGCTGGTACTTTCTATCATTGA
- the LOC117225227 gene encoding lipase member H-A, whose translation MTNYRLLDIFIISCWFSSTTATSPLLHTVTWNLCAKNGTRMTVKFDQAAQLVPHLNLQENTLIYCHGYTESTDATAVAALLNGLTAGTNFNIIAIDYRFISHLDYLTAVDNADGVATIIVHGITNMIAVGMDKTKLIASGLSLGAQICAFVGRKLLKSSLVLPKIIAMDPAGPLFNFTSPSLSASDAACVICIHTDVGFYGTTQPVNYIDIYPNGGKQQQPGCTVLTPGPLPNVCSHIRSEVLMAEAAKNSKAFVAVKCNSWDDFKAGNCNQNDTIPMGFFTPCSARGNYYLTTNSASPYGRGSAGTVY comes from the exons ATGACGAACTATCGACTTCTTgacattttcataattagttgCTGGTTTTCGAGTA CTACAGCTACGTCACCACTTCTTCACACAGTGACGTGGAATCTTTGTGCAAA AAATGGCACTCGTATGACAGTGAAGTTTGATCAGGCAGCACAACTTGTTCCACATTTGAATTTGCAAGAGAACACGCTGATATATTGTCATGGTTACACGGAGTCTACAGATGCCACCGCAGTTGCTGCACTATTAAATG GTTTGACAGCTGGTACCAATTTCAATATCATAGCAATAGATTACAGGTTTATCTCACATTTAGATTATCTTACGGCAGTTGATAATGCCGATGGTGTGGCTACAATTATCGTCCACGGTATAACTAATATGATCGCGGTAGGAATGGATAAAACTAAACTAATAGCCTCTGGATTATCTTTGGGTGCTCAAATCTGCGCTTTCGTTGGGCGCAAATTACTGAAATCATCCCTCGTTCTACCAAAGATAATAG CTATGGATCCAGCCGGACCTTTGTTTAATTTTACCTCCCCCTCGCTATCTGCTTCTGATGCGGCTTGTGTAATATGTATTCACACCGATGTGGGCTTCTATGGAACTACTCAACCCGTTAACTACATAGATATCTATCCAAACGGTGGTAAACAACAACAGCCTGGCTGTACAGTATTAACGCCAGGAC CTCTACCAAACGTATGCAGTCATATCAGAAGTGAGGTTTTGATGGCAGAAGCAGCGAAAAATTCGAAAGCTTTCGTGGCTGTGAAGTGCAATAGTTGGGACGACTTTAAGGCTGGCAATTGCAATCAGAATGATACAATACCTATGGGATTCTTTACACCATGCTCTGC GCGGGGTAATTACTACCTCACCACAAATAGTGCATCTCCGTATGGGAGGGGCTCAGCCGGAACAGTTTACTAA